A region of Faecalibacterium taiwanense DNA encodes the following proteins:
- a CDS encoding cupin domain-containing protein produces MNNVPFTLSQVRPIRDAMTVSRPSGLGYGVPITWFSLGAGTSITPEYYDCTTLYLGGEGNGRFLLGVDGQEVSVKPGEVLYVPPKTLCGTKTDSGMIYTEIILKKENFTMNNIIKAGQPTELKNLISYEEGSIANLDIAHADNMKFVLMAFDEGTGLTPHRAPGNAILTALEGKAIIGYEGKDYELNAGESFRFDKNGLHSVTAQGKFKMSLLLVIE; encoded by the coding sequence ATGAACAATGTCCCTTTTACACTTTCCCAGGTTCGCCCGATCCGGGACGCTATGACCGTTTCCCGACCTTCCGGACTGGGCTATGGAGTGCCGATAACATGGTTTTCCTTGGGCGCAGGCACTTCTATCACCCCGGAATACTATGACTGCACCACTCTTTATCTGGGTGGTGAGGGAAACGGCAGGTTCCTTCTGGGAGTCGATGGGCAGGAAGTGTCTGTCAAACCCGGAGAAGTGCTGTATGTACCGCCGAAAACACTGTGCGGCACAAAAACCGACAGTGGAATGATCTATACCGAAATCATTTTGAAAAAGGAGAATTTTACCATGAACAATATCATCAAGGCAGGCCAGCCCACCGAACTGAAGAACCTCATTTCTTATGAAGAGGGCAGCATCGCCAATCTGGACATCGCTCATGCAGACAACATGAAATTTGTCCTGATGGCTTTTGACGAGGGCACCGGCCTGACTCCGCACCGCGCTCCCGGCAATGCCATCCTGACCGCCCTCGAAGGCAAGGCCATTATTGGCTATGAGGGTAAGGATTACGAACTGAACGCAGGCGAGAGCTTCCGCTTCGATAAGAACGGCCTGCACAGCGTTACCGCACAGGGCAAATTCAAAATGAGCCTGCTGCTGGTCATCGAATAA
- a CDS encoding ABC transporter ATP-binding protein, which produces MILEVQNGCFGYPKQPVILESINLSLEEGHILAILGPNGIGKTTLLKCMIGLLPWHSGKTLLYGKDIHTLKPKDVWSTISYIPQSRGFAFSYTGLEMVLLGRSAHLGAFQQPGKEEIEMAEAMMERVGITRLANKDFNRMSGGELQMVLIARALINEPKLIILDEPETGLDFHNQILVLNMVERLAHESGISAIMNTHYPTNAMSVADEALMLNRKGEFFYGPAAEILNEENISYSFDVQVLVDELHYQGRSVRSIVPVALREETAV; this is translated from the coding sequence ATGATCTTAGAAGTGCAGAACGGTTGCTTCGGCTACCCGAAGCAGCCTGTGATTCTCGAAAGCATCAATTTGAGCCTGGAAGAAGGCCACATCCTTGCGATTCTTGGTCCAAACGGCATTGGTAAAACCACCCTGCTCAAGTGCATGATCGGTCTGCTGCCATGGCACAGCGGCAAGACTCTGCTTTACGGGAAGGATATCCACACCCTCAAGCCGAAGGATGTCTGGAGCACTATCTCCTACATTCCGCAGTCCCGTGGCTTCGCTTTTTCCTACACCGGTCTGGAAATGGTTCTGCTGGGGCGCAGTGCGCATCTCGGAGCCTTTCAGCAACCCGGCAAAGAGGAAATCGAAATGGCGGAAGCCATGATGGAACGGGTGGGGATCACCCGTCTTGCCAACAAAGACTTCAACCGGATGAGCGGCGGTGAACTGCAAATGGTGCTCATTGCCCGTGCCCTCATCAATGAGCCGAAGCTCATCATTCTGGACGAGCCGGAAACCGGTCTGGATTTCCACAATCAGATCTTAGTGCTGAATATGGTGGAGCGGCTGGCGCATGAATCCGGCATCAGTGCCATCATGAATACCCACTATCCCACCAATGCCATGAGCGTAGCGGACGAAGCCCTGATGCTGAACCGCAAAGGCGAATTTTTCTACGGTCCAGCTGCGGAGATCTTGAACGAGGAGAACATCTCGTATTCTTTTGATGTTCAGGTGCTGGTGGATGAACTGCATTATCAGGGGCGGTCGGTGCGCAGCATCGTTCCGGTTGCTCTGCGGGAGGAAACTGCTGTATGA
- a CDS encoding iron ABC transporter permease, with amino-acid sequence MKDTIWIKKGRFTPLAVVLMFALPLVTALICLCFGRMSVPIGEVLSALRTALTGGSTSNVQNYSIVINLRLPRILMAIIVGAGLSCAGNTYQSLFSNPLATPDILGVTSGTCVGAILAIILSCSILETQLIALVFGLISVCFTLKIAGKSDGRSMVYLVLAGTIASSLFNALGSLLKYTADPQDKLPEITYWLMGSFTSASYQKILIGCPLIVAGIIIIYLLRWRLNILSLSDDEARTSGINIKQTRMLFIVASTLVTASAVSMCGQVGWIGLLIPHASRMLVGSNNRYVVPLSLSLGASFMILIDTLSRSISIIELPLSILTAIIGAPAFISLLNKTRSNLQ; translated from the coding sequence ATGAAAGATACCATCTGGATCAAAAAAGGCCGGTTCACTCCTCTGGCCGTGGTATTGATGTTTGCTTTGCCCCTTGTGACCGCACTCATCTGCCTGTGCTTTGGGCGAATGAGTGTTCCGATAGGCGAAGTCCTTTCGGCTTTGCGCACTGCTCTGACGGGTGGGAGTACCTCAAATGTACAGAACTACTCCATCGTCATTAATCTGCGGCTGCCCCGCATTCTAATGGCCATCATTGTTGGCGCAGGTCTGTCTTGTGCAGGCAATACCTATCAATCCTTATTCTCCAATCCGCTTGCCACACCGGATATTTTGGGTGTAACCAGCGGCACCTGTGTGGGTGCAATTCTTGCTATTATCCTGTCTTGCAGTATTCTGGAAACGCAGCTCATCGCCTTGGTCTTTGGCCTGATTTCCGTCTGTTTTACTCTGAAAATCGCAGGCAAGAGTGATGGGCGTTCTATGGTTTATCTGGTGCTGGCCGGCACGATTGCATCCTCTCTGTTCAACGCACTGGGTTCGCTGCTGAAATATACTGCCGATCCGCAGGACAAGCTGCCGGAGATCACCTACTGGCTCATGGGCAGCTTTACCAGTGCCAGTTACCAAAAGATCCTGATTGGCTGCCCACTTATCGTTGCTGGAATCATCATCATCTATCTGCTGCGCTGGCGGCTGAACATCCTTTCACTGAGTGATGACGAGGCTCGTACCAGCGGCATCAACATCAAGCAGACCCGGATGCTGTTCATTGTTGCATCTACGCTGGTCACGGCTTCAGCCGTTTCCATGTGCGGTCAGGTGGGCTGGATTGGTCTGCTGATCCCGCACGCATCCCGGATGCTGGTTGGAAGCAACAACCGTTATGTGGTGCCCCTCAGTCTCAGTCTGGGAGCCAGCTTTATGATCCTGATCGATACCCTGTCCCGCAGCATCAGCATCATCGAGCTGCCTCTTTCCATCCTCACCGCTATCATCGGTGCACCGGCGTTTATTTCTCTGTTGAATAAAACAAGGAGCAATCTGCAATGA
- a CDS encoding ABC transporter substrate-binding protein — protein sequence MKKISRRSFITAMAAVSAAGVLAACGSSSSSTASSVASSAVSSEATSSAASLDETGTHTVVDHGGNEVEVPNKVTRVVIDQIPILSTYMAYFEGSAPYIVGYCGSFKSVISDTVLKNIAPELLESSDTVYAQSDLNIEEIMKLNPDVILYNAGNSSHAEILKASGIPSIGFATVGASTEADPIERYEEWLKLLEQIFNEPGKTDAFVAAGDEIVTDVEARIAEIPQTDRPSALILWKYADGVPQVSGQGTFGTYWMKRLGVTDKALEATGFAQASMEQIYSWDPDILFLDGPGLQPLRTEDVLSGNVDGADFSTLTAVKSGRVYNTTLGMWNWFTPNPDAPLVLAWLACNTYPDAFADYPLGDTIKEYYKTWYGYDVTDDELEEMLLY from the coding sequence ATGAAAAAAATTTCTCGCCGTTCGTTTATCACTGCCATGGCTGCTGTAAGTGCAGCCGGTGTTCTGGCCGCCTGCGGTTCTTCTTCCAGCAGCACGGCTTCTTCTGTGGCTTCTTCCGCTGTATCCAGCGAAGCAACTTCCTCTGCCGCATCTCTGGATGAGACCGGTACCCATACCGTCGTAGACCACGGCGGCAACGAAGTAGAAGTGCCTAATAAGGTCACCCGTGTCGTCATCGACCAGATTCCAATCCTGTCCACCTACATGGCTTATTTTGAGGGCAGTGCTCCCTACATCGTGGGTTACTGCGGCTCTTTCAAGTCGGTCATTTCTGACACTGTATTGAAGAATATCGCCCCGGAGCTTCTGGAGTCCAGCGATACGGTCTATGCTCAGAGCGACCTGAACATCGAGGAGATCATGAAGCTGAACCCTGATGTTATCCTGTACAATGCTGGCAACTCCTCCCATGCCGAAATCCTGAAGGCCAGCGGAATCCCCTCCATCGGTTTCGCTACCGTGGGCGCATCTACGGAAGCTGATCCCATTGAGCGTTACGAAGAGTGGCTGAAGCTGCTGGAGCAGATCTTCAACGAACCGGGCAAGACCGACGCCTTTGTTGCTGCCGGTGATGAGATCGTGACCGATGTGGAAGCCCGTATTGCGGAAATTCCTCAAACGGATCGCCCCAGTGCGCTGATTCTGTGGAAGTATGCAGACGGTGTGCCGCAGGTATCCGGTCAGGGCACCTTTGGAACCTACTGGATGAAGCGTCTGGGTGTGACGGATAAGGCACTGGAAGCTACTGGCTTTGCACAGGCCAGCATGGAGCAGATTTATAGCTGGGATCCCGATATTCTTTTCTTGGATGGTCCCGGCCTGCAGCCCCTGCGCACCGAGGACGTGCTGAGCGGGAATGTGGACGGTGCTGACTTCTCCACCCTGACTGCCGTGAAGAGCGGCCGAGTCTACAACACTACGTTGGGTATGTGGAACTGGTTCACCCCGAATCCGGATGCTCCGCTGGTGCTGGCATGGCTGGCCTGCAACACCTACCCGGATGCTTTTGCCGATTATCCGCTGGGCGATACCATCAAGGAATATTACAAGACATGGTACGGCTACGATGTGACAGATGACGAGTTGGAGGAAATGCTGCTGTACTGA
- a CDS encoding alpha/beta hydrolase has product MKIYHFGAEDAPVLLLLPGTCCHWKSNFGVVIPLLADSFRVLCVSYDGFDETEQTEFPTMLEETEKIEAYLKNHCGGRIRAAYGCSLGGSFVGLLAARQNIHMDYGILGSSDLDQASPLTASLQTDFLLPLIYPVVRDGKIKAKFLQKRLDKCAKESGDYVKAFLKMFGDARPYVTMQSCKNQFYSDLITPLPDKIHVPGTEIHIFYVLKMGAKYRARYQQHFAHPVLHEQNLQHEELLACHPEQWAHLVKSIVL; this is encoded by the coding sequence ATGAAGATCTACCATTTTGGTGCAGAGGATGCCCCGGTACTGTTGCTGCTGCCGGGCACCTGTTGCCATTGGAAAAGCAATTTCGGTGTGGTGATCCCGCTTCTGGCTGACAGCTTCCGGGTGCTGTGCGTCAGCTACGATGGCTTTGATGAGACTGAACAGACCGAATTTCCCACCATGCTGGAGGAGACCGAAAAGATCGAGGCCTACCTCAAGAACCACTGCGGCGGTCGCATCCGGGCGGCCTACGGCTGCTCTTTGGGCGGCTCGTTTGTGGGGCTGCTGGCGGCGCGGCAGAACATCCACATGGACTACGGCATTCTGGGTAGCTCCGATTTGGATCAGGCGTCGCCGCTGACGGCAAGCTTGCAGACGGATTTTCTGCTGCCATTGATCTACCCTGTGGTGCGGGACGGAAAGATTAAGGCGAAATTTCTCCAAAAACGTCTGGACAAGTGTGCTAAAGAGTCGGGGGATTATGTCAAGGCTTTTCTGAAAATGTTTGGCGATGCCCGCCCTTATGTGACCATGCAGAGCTGCAAAAACCAGTTCTACTCCGATCTTATCACTCCGCTGCCGGATAAGATCCATGTGCCCGGTACCGAGATCCATATTTTTTACGTCCTGAAAATGGGCGCAAAATATCGTGCCCGGTATCAGCAGCATTTTGCACATCCTGTTCTCCATGAGCAGAACTTGCAGCACGAGGAATTGCTGGCCTGTCACCCGGAGCAGTGGGCGCATCTGGTAAAAAGCATTGTATTGTGA
- a CDS encoding ParB/RepB/Spo0J family partition protein, whose translation MADEKLNTGPGEEKLPEAPAPVTVDGPQAPAPEQTAAPTPQQEGPAQPEPGDVVVSFDKINELMNEKRQTARAEVEKEEAAKEPEEKTQEEPPAAGDDEPKKARRGRPPKEEKAEPAGKEAAKPRKGRPPKADKAAPGEATPTKRDKLSRSGKKAAEVKAAPEPEKAPPENAAPTPEQSPPEPAAPPRPVEEGKLVYLKLSEMHPFHTFRPHPFKVRDDAKMQETVASIKANGVMVPGLARPEKDGNGYEIVAGHRRHHGCELAGLEEMPFIVREMTDHEAVQAMKDSNKQRDQTLPSELAALLELEVEDIKHQGGRLKNVAEGDIGKRSVEIVGEAHDMNYKKVMRYLRLNSLVPELLDKVDDKKMGFMPAVEISYIRPKNQRLIAVSIDGEQASPSLAQAKKLRELDKDGKLNGDVIDGILSEKKKEDRGVIISTAELEKYFGKEATPAKMKEQIMTLLDEWKEKQPPELAKAPKKMEQDK comes from the coding sequence ATGGCAGATGAAAAATTGAACACAGGCCCCGGTGAGGAGAAGCTCCCGGAGGCTCCCGCTCCTGTTACGGTTGACGGGCCCCAGGCTCCGGCTCCCGAACAGACTGCCGCTCCCACACCCCAGCAGGAGGGGCCTGCCCAGCCCGAGCCCGGTGATGTGGTGGTGTCCTTTGACAAAATCAATGAGCTGATGAATGAAAAGCGGCAGACAGCCCGGGCCGAGGTAGAAAAAGAGGAGGCGGCAAAAGAGCCGGAGGAGAAAACGCAGGAGGAACCTCCCGCCGCTGGGGATGACGAACCGAAAAAGGCCCGTCGGGGCCGTCCCCCAAAAGAGGAAAAAGCGGAGCCTGCTGGCAAGGAGGCGGCGAAGCCCCGCAAGGGCCGCCCACCCAAGGCGGATAAGGCGGCCCCCGGCGAGGCCACGCCGACTAAGCGAGACAAATTGTCCCGAAGTGGGAAAAAGGCTGCGGAGGTTAAAGCTGCCCCCGAACCCGAAAAGGCCCCACCCGAAAATGCGGCTCCTACCCCGGAACAGTCTCCGCCTGAGCCAGCCGCTCCGCCCCGTCCTGTGGAGGAAGGAAAGCTGGTCTATCTGAAGCTTTCCGAAATGCATCCGTTCCACACATTCCGCCCCCACCCGTTTAAGGTGCGGGATGACGCCAAAATGCAGGAAACGGTGGCGTCCATCAAGGCAAACGGCGTAATGGTTCCCGGCCTTGCCCGCCCGGAAAAGGATGGCAACGGTTATGAGATCGTGGCGGGCCATCGCCGCCATCATGGTTGTGAGCTGGCCGGGCTGGAGGAAATGCCCTTTATCGTCCGGGAAATGACTGACCACGAGGCGGTACAGGCCATGAAGGACAGCAACAAGCAGAGGGATCAGACGCTCCCCAGCGAACTGGCCGCCCTGCTGGAGCTGGAAGTGGAGGACATCAAGCACCAGGGCGGGCGGCTGAAAAATGTGGCCGAGGGCGATATTGGAAAACGCTCCGTTGAGATCGTGGGCGAGGCGCACGACATGAACTATAAAAAGGTCATGCGTTATCTGCGGCTGAACTCCCTTGTGCCGGAACTGCTGGACAAGGTGGACGATAAAAAAATGGGCTTTATGCCCGCTGTGGAGATTTCCTATATCCGCCCCAAAAACCAGCGGCTGATCGCTGTTTCCATTGACGGAGAACAGGCGTCCCCCTCTCTGGCCCAGGCGAAAAAGCTCCGGGAGCTGGATAAGGATGGGAAACTCAACGGTGATGTCATTGATGGCATCTTATCAGAAAAGAAAAAGGAGGATCGAGGCGTGATTATTTCTACCGCTGAACTGGAAAAGTATTTTGGCAAGGAGGCCACTCCCGCCAAAATGAAGGAGCAGATCATGACTTTGCTGGACGAGTGGAAAGAGAAACAGCCGCCCGAACTGGCGAAGGCTCCGAAAAAGATGGAGCAGGACAAGTAA
- a CDS encoding PcfB family protein, translating to MLRAAGRQIAKRHKTAQRPHGRQSVKKLMAHGENVNSIEVEAPKLFDRMARRFNVDYAFYKTGPDKYLLFFKAGQADAITACFERYSRRLLEQSKSSRIPIREQLKKAAEQLVKEPHKTQERTKEVVREER from the coding sequence GTGCTCCGGGCGGCGGGCCGCCAGATCGCCAAACGGCATAAGACAGCCCAAAGGCCCCACGGCAGGCAGAGCGTGAAAAAGCTCATGGCCCACGGCGAAAATGTGAACAGCATCGAGGTGGAGGCCCCGAAGCTCTTTGACCGTATGGCCCGCCGTTTTAATGTGGACTATGCCTTTTACAAAACCGGGCCGGACAAATACCTGCTGTTTTTCAAGGCGGGACAGGCGGATGCAATTACCGCCTGTTTTGAGCGGTACTCCCGCAGGCTTCTGGAACAGTCAAAATCCAGCCGCATCCCCATCCGGGAACAGCTCAAAAAAGCGGCGGAACAGCTTGTAAAGGAACCGCACAAAACACAGGAACGGACAAAGGAGGTGGTTCGTGAAGAACGATAG
- a CDS encoding Maff2 family protein, which yields MQFFTSAIDTLQTLVVALGAGLGVWGVVNLLEGYGSDNPGSKSQGIKQLMAGGGIILLGTTLIPLLSGLF from the coding sequence ATGCAGTTTTTCACTTCCGCTATTGATACTTTGCAGACTCTTGTTGTAGCCCTCGGCGCTGGACTTGGCGTGTGGGGCGTTGTCAATCTGCTGGAGGGCTATGGATCGGACAACCCAGGTTCCAAAAGCCAGGGCATCAAGCAGCTCATGGCTGGCGGCGGCATCATCCTTTTGGGAACCACGCTGATCCCCCTGCTGTCTGGCTTGTTCTAA
- a CDS encoding septation protein SpoVG family protein produces MDKDVILTPEQIAAEERRWLFDAPIAELAEVKGVTVDEAVKLRTDAILQEAAVPIEVTVRPIEPQGKLIGFASVNYGGVVIDDFKVVDGKNGIFLGAPSKPDPTSRTGYRSTVRINDRATQERLNAAGAQAYHSAVEKLIARAEAVRPTPIKEQMAQAAREAGKENAARTAPAKKKEARDDR; encoded by the coding sequence TTGGATAAGGATGTCATATTAACCCCGGAACAGATCGCCGCCGAGGAGCGGCGCTGGCTGTTCGATGCGCCGATTGCGGAGCTGGCCGAGGTAAAAGGCGTGACGGTGGACGAAGCGGTTAAGCTGCGGACGGACGCAATTTTGCAGGAGGCCGCTGTTCCCATCGAAGTCACGGTTCGCCCGATTGAGCCCCAGGGCAAGCTCATCGGCTTTGCCAGCGTCAACTATGGCGGTGTAGTGATTGACGATTTCAAGGTGGTGGATGGTAAGAACGGGATTTTCCTCGGGGCTCCCAGCAAACCCGATCCCACCAGCAGGACGGGCTACCGCTCCACGGTGCGGATCAATGACCGGGCCACCCAGGAGCGGCTCAATGCGGCGGGAGCCCAGGCGTACCATTCAGCGGTGGAAAAGCTCATCGCCCGGGCCGAGGCAGTCCGCCCCACCCCGATCAAGGAGCAGATGGCACAGGCCGCAAGGGAGGCCGGGAAGGAAAATGCCGCCCGAACCGCCCCGGCAAAGAAGAAGGAGGCCCGGGATGACAGGTGA
- a CDS encoding PrgI family protein, which translates to MPYVNVPNDLSKVKTKMALNLTKRQLICFGCAAAVGIPSYLLARGSIGNTGAMFLMLAVMLPAFLLAMYEKDGLPAEKVLKNIIRARFLRPGVRPYQTQNIYAPFAGRGAVRKEDAIAKGKSNQRKKNRKG; encoded by the coding sequence ATGCCCTATGTGAATGTACCCAACGACCTGTCAAAAGTAAAAACCAAAATGGCCCTAAACCTTACCAAGCGCCAGCTCATCTGTTTTGGCTGTGCGGCGGCGGTAGGCATCCCGTCCTATCTGCTGGCCCGAGGCTCTATCGGTAATACCGGGGCCATGTTCCTTATGCTGGCCGTGATGCTCCCGGCATTTCTTCTGGCCATGTATGAAAAAGACGGGCTCCCGGCGGAAAAGGTGCTGAAAAACATCATACGGGCCCGGTTTCTGCGGCCCGGAGTCAGGCCCTATCAGACACAAAACATTTACGCCCCCTTTGCCGGGCGGGGCGCTGTGAGAAAGGAGGATGCGATTGCGAAAGGCAAATCAAACCAGCGGAAGAAAAACCGCAAAGGCTAA
- a CDS encoding DUF4316 domain-containing protein, which yields MEERYNPMKSAEIATEHNYNMLDGVLNNQAPPPEEKELDKVKEPPHKRRSREREER from the coding sequence ATGGAAGAAAGATATAACCCGATGAAAAGTGCGGAGATCGCCACCGAGCACAATTACAATATGCTGGACGGTGTTCTCAATAACCAGGCCCCGCCCCCGGAGGAAAAGGAGCTGGATAAGGTTAAGGAACCGCCCCACAAGCGCCGGAGCCGGGAACGGGAGGAACGATGA
- a CDS encoding plasmid mobilization protein → MTKKRRRPIHLHVMVSEEEQALIQQRMAEAGIRNMGAYIRKMALNGYVLHVDLSPVRELVSLQRRCSNNLNQVAIQANTYGGIYPEEIAALQRDYAALWGPLSDLLKKLSALVEL, encoded by the coding sequence ATGACAAAGAAACGCCGCCGCCCGATCCATCTCCATGTGATGGTATCTGAGGAGGAGCAGGCCCTTATTCAACAGCGCATGGCCGAGGCGGGCATCCGCAATATGGGGGCCTATATACGGAAAATGGCCCTCAATGGCTATGTGCTCCATGTTGACCTCTCGCCCGTCCGGGAGCTGGTATCGCTCCAGCGGCGGTGCTCCAACAATCTCAATCAAGTGGCGATCCAGGCGAATACCTACGGTGGGATTTACCCCGAGGAGATCGCCGCTCTGCAACGGGACTATGCCGCCCTGTGGGGGCCGCTGTCCGATCTGCTGAAAAAGCTCTCCGCATTGGTGGAGCTCTGA
- a CDS encoding CD1845 family protein, whose amino-acid sequence MRIILKLLAAPFVLALTLLVAVLNFAFSFASWVFCALSFLCLIGALFALFTGDRWGIQGLVIAFAVSPFGLPAVAEWLIDKLDSLNYSLKSFITG is encoded by the coding sequence ATGCGGATCATTCTGAAACTTTTAGCGGCCCCCTTTGTTCTGGCCCTCACGCTCCTTGTGGCAGTATTGAATTTTGCTTTTTCCTTTGCGTCATGGGTGTTCTGCGCCCTGTCCTTTCTCTGCCTGATCGGAGCCCTGTTTGCTTTATTCACGGGGGATCGCTGGGGCATACAGGGGCTTGTGATCGCCTTTGCTGTTTCGCCCTTTGGCCTGCCCGCTGTGGCGGAGTGGCTCATTGACAAGCTGGACAGTCTCAACTACTCGCTAAAGAGTTTTATCACAGGATAA